One window of Vibrio sinaloensis genomic DNA carries:
- the hscB gene encoding co-chaperone HscB — MNYFELFGLPRQFSLDGSLLSSQFRQLQMQFHPDKFASASERDRLMAVQKAAQINDAYQTLKNPISRAEYLLAEHGVEIRGEQQTMQDPMFLMQQMELREELESIASSADPETALFDFEAKVSKMFKQQLADVEHDLDQADWSQAADRVRKLKFIAKLKHEIELVEEKLLG, encoded by the coding sequence ATGAATTACTTTGAGTTATTTGGGCTACCACGTCAGTTTTCGCTGGATGGTAGCCTTCTTTCTTCTCAGTTCCGTCAATTGCAGATGCAGTTTCATCCGGACAAGTTTGCCAGTGCCTCAGAACGCGATCGATTGATGGCGGTGCAAAAAGCAGCACAGATAAACGATGCCTATCAAACATTGAAAAATCCGATTTCTCGTGCCGAGTATTTACTCGCTGAACACGGTGTCGAAATTCGCGGTGAACAGCAAACCATGCAGGATCCTATGTTCTTGATGCAGCAGATGGAACTGCGTGAAGAACTAGAATCGATCGCTTCGAGTGCTGATCCAGAAACTGCGCTGTTTGATTTTGAAGCCAAAGTCTCCAAGATGTTTAAACAACAATTGGCCGACGTCGAACACGATCTCGATCAAGCCGATTGGTCTCAAGCGGCGGACCGAGTACGCAAATTAAAATTTATTGCCAAACTAAAACATGAAATTGAGCTAGTCGAAGAGAAGCTTCTCGGCTAG
- the iscA gene encoding iron-sulfur cluster assembly protein IscA has translation MAITMTEAAASRVKSFLDNRGKGIGLRLGVKTTGCSGMAYVLEFVDELNEEDQVFEHEGVKVIIDQKSLVYLDGTELDYVKEGLNEGFEFNNPNAKSECGCGESFNV, from the coding sequence ATGGCCATCACAATGACAGAAGCCGCGGCAAGTCGCGTTAAATCATTCCTAGATAACCGAGGCAAAGGTATCGGTTTACGCTTGGGTGTAAAAACGACGGGCTGTTCTGGTATGGCTTATGTTTTAGAGTTTGTCGATGAATTAAATGAAGAAGATCAAGTCTTCGAGCACGAAGGTGTCAAAGTCATTATCGATCAGAAGAGTTTGGTCTATCTCGATGGTACCGAGCTTGATTATGTCAAAGAAGGCTTGAACGAAGGGTTTGAATTTAATAACCCAAATGCGAAAAGCGAATGTGGTTGTGGTGAGAGCTTCAACGTTTAA
- the iscU gene encoding Fe-S cluster assembly scaffold IscU, whose translation MAYSEKVIDHYENPRNVGSFDKEDPSVGSGMVGAPACGDVMKLQIKVTPEGIIEDAKFKTYGCGSAIASSSLVTEWVKGKSIDDAAAIKNSEIAEELELPPVKVHCSILAEDAIKAAVADYKKKHQ comes from the coding sequence ATGGCATATAGCGAAAAAGTAATTGATCACTACGAGAACCCACGCAATGTCGGTTCATTTGATAAAGAAGACCCAAGCGTTGGTAGCGGTATGGTGGGTGCACCAGCTTGTGGTGACGTAATGAAGCTGCAAATTAAGGTCACACCAGAAGGCATTATCGAAGATGCGAAATTCAAAACTTACGGTTGTGGTAGCGCGATTGCATCGAGCTCACTAGTAACAGAGTGGGTGAAGGGCAAGAGTATTGATGATGCAGCGGCAATCAAAAACTCAGAAATTGCAGAAGAGCTTGAGCTCCCTCCTGTAAAGGTTCACTGCTCTATTCTTGCTGAAGATGCAATTAAAGCAGCGGTTGCTGACTACAAGAAAAAACACCAATAA
- a CDS encoding IscS subfamily cysteine desulfurase translates to MKLPIYLDYSATCPVDPRVAEKMVQYMTMDGTFGNPASRSHRYGWQAEEAVDTAREQIADLLNADPREIVFTSGATESDNLAIKGAAHFYSKKGKHIITCKTEHKAVLDPCRQLEREGFEVTYLEPESNGLIDLNKLKDAMREDTVLVSIMHVNNEIGVIQDIASIGELCRENKIVFHVDAAQSAGKLPIDVQEMKVDLISLSAHKAYGPKGIGALYVRRKPRIRLEAQMHGGGHERGFRSGTLPTHQIVGMGEAFRIAKEDMQKDFEHALALRNRLLDGVKDLEAVTVNGDLEQRVPHNLNVSFAFVEGESLLMSLKDLAVSSGSACTSASLEPSYVLRALGLDDELAHSSVRFSFGRFTTEEEIDYAIEQIRTAVIKLRDMSPLWDMYKEGIDLSTVEWAHH, encoded by the coding sequence ATGAAACTGCCTATTTATCTAGATTATTCAGCGACCTGTCCAGTTGATCCGCGAGTGGCTGAAAAAATGGTTCAGTACATGACTATGGATGGTACGTTTGGTAACCCAGCGTCACGTTCACATCGTTACGGCTGGCAGGCAGAAGAAGCGGTTGATACAGCCCGCGAACAAATTGCTGATTTGCTCAATGCCGATCCGCGCGAGATCGTGTTCACTTCTGGAGCCACCGAGTCTGACAACTTGGCGATTAAAGGTGCAGCCCACTTCTATTCGAAGAAAGGTAAGCACATTATCACCTGCAAAACTGAGCACAAAGCTGTGCTGGACCCATGTCGCCAATTAGAGCGAGAAGGCTTCGAAGTCACCTATCTTGAGCCTGAATCCAATGGCCTGATCGATCTCAACAAGCTAAAAGATGCAATGCGTGAAGACACGGTTCTTGTGTCGATTATGCATGTGAACAACGAGATTGGTGTCATCCAAGATATCGCCTCAATTGGCGAGCTATGTCGCGAAAACAAAATTGTTTTCCATGTCGATGCCGCTCAGTCAGCGGGCAAATTGCCTATTGACGTCCAAGAGATGAAAGTTGACTTGATTTCACTGTCAGCTCATAAAGCGTACGGCCCTAAAGGCATCGGTGCCCTTTATGTTCGTCGTAAGCCACGTATTCGTCTAGAGGCGCAAATGCACGGTGGTGGACATGAGCGTGGTTTCCGTTCGGGCACACTGCCAACCCATCAGATTGTCGGCATGGGCGAAGCATTCCGCATTGCTAAAGAAGATATGCAGAAAGATTTTGAGCACGCACTAGCATTACGCAATCGTCTGTTGGATGGCGTTAAAGATCTAGAAGCTGTGACCGTTAACGGTGACTTGGAGCAGCGAGTTCCGCACAACTTGAACGTAAGCTTTGCGTTTGTTGAAGGTGAGTCACTATTGATGTCATTGAAAGATCTTGCGGTTTCTTCTGGTAGTGCATGTACTTCAGCCAGTCTTGAGCCTTCGTATGTTTTACGAGCGCTAGGTTTGGATGATGAATTGGCACACAGTTCGGTCCGTTTCTCTTTCGGTCGCTTTACTACCGAAGAAGAGATTGACTATGCAATTGAACAAATTCGTACTGCAGTGATTAAGCTGCGAGACATGTCTCCTCTATGGGATATGTACAAAGAGGGAATCGACCTAAGCACTGTTGAGTGGGCACACCACTAA
- the iscR gene encoding Fe-S cluster assembly transcriptional regulator IscR, protein MRLTSKGRYAVTAMLDVALHSQQTPVPLADISERQGISLSYLEQLFSKLRKAGLVTSVRGPGGGYRLGEDAHSIAIGTVIAAVDESVDATKCNGKGDCQGGSRCLTHTLWRDLSSRISDFLNNITLGELMKDNEVLEISDRQDLELVVNNGFANKNTHTAPIGVNVRS, encoded by the coding sequence ATGAGACTTACATCTAAAGGAAGATATGCAGTGACAGCCATGTTAGATGTGGCTCTGCACTCACAACAAACTCCTGTTCCTCTGGCTGATATTTCAGAGCGACAAGGGATTTCACTATCTTATCTAGAACAGCTTTTCTCTAAGTTACGCAAAGCTGGTTTAGTAACGAGTGTTCGTGGACCAGGCGGTGGTTACCGTTTAGGCGAAGACGCACACTCAATTGCTATCGGTACCGTAATTGCTGCGGTAGACGAGTCTGTCGATGCTACTAAGTGTAACGGCAAGGGAGACTGTCAAGGTGGCTCTCGTTGTCTAACGCATACGCTATGGCGTGATTTGAGCTCACGCATCAGTGACTTCTTGAACAACATTACTCTCGGAGAGCTAATGAAAGACAATGAAGTCCTAGAGATTTCTGACCGACAAGACCTTGAGCTTGTTGTTAATAATGGGTTCGCTAATAAAAATACACACACTGCACCCATCGGTGTGAACGTCCGCTCTTAA
- the trmJ gene encoding tRNA (cytosine(32)/uridine(32)-2'-O)-methyltransferase TrmJ has product MLDNVKVVLVGTSHSGNIGSAARAMKVMGLSNLVLVDPQCQVDEQALALASGAADIAQNATVVASLADAVADCSLVVGSSARSRTLDWPMLEPRACGVKFVEEGQNSPVALVFGRERTGLTNEELQTCHYHVCIPANPEYSSLNLAMAVQTLSYEVRIAYLDHQQRQYAPSEPVEYPRHKDLELFFQHLEKVAKKTQFISEEQPGKVMNKLRRLFSRARPEAQELNILRGVLTAIEKRLADK; this is encoded by the coding sequence ATGCTCGACAACGTCAAAGTGGTCCTGGTTGGGACTTCACACTCCGGAAATATTGGCTCAGCGGCACGTGCCATGAAAGTGATGGGGTTGTCGAACTTAGTATTGGTCGATCCTCAATGTCAGGTTGATGAGCAGGCACTTGCTCTAGCTTCCGGCGCTGCTGATATCGCTCAAAACGCAACGGTTGTCGCTAGCTTAGCCGACGCAGTGGCCGATTGCTCACTAGTGGTCGGTTCAAGCGCTCGTTCTCGCACGTTAGATTGGCCAATGCTCGAGCCTCGCGCCTGCGGTGTTAAGTTTGTTGAGGAAGGCCAGAATAGCCCTGTCGCTTTAGTGTTTGGAAGAGAACGTACGGGGCTTACTAACGAAGAGCTGCAGACGTGTCACTATCATGTTTGCATTCCGGCCAATCCTGAGTACAGTTCGTTGAACTTAGCAATGGCGGTGCAAACCCTAAGCTATGAAGTGCGTATAGCTTATCTAGATCACCAACAGCGTCAATACGCGCCTTCGGAACCGGTCGAGTATCCGCGTCACAAAGATTTAGAATTGTTCTTCCAGCATCTTGAAAAAGTCGCTAAGAAGACCCAGTTCATCAGTGAAGAACAACCAGGCAAAGTAATGAATAAGCTGCGCCGTTTGTTTAGTCGCGCTCGCCCTGAAGCACAAGAATTGAATATTCTACGTGGTGTTTTAACAGCCATAGAGAAGCGTCTCGCCGACAAGTAA
- the suhB gene encoding inositol-1-monophosphatase, whose amino-acid sequence MHPMLNIAIRAARKAGNHIAKSLENAEKIESTQKGTNDFVTNVDKEAETIIIDTIKASYPDHSIVAEENGVIEGKDSDVQWIIDPLDGTTNFVKGLPHFSVSIAVRIKGKTEVACVYDPMLNELFTAQRGAGAQLNNARIRVKQLKDLQGTVLATGFPYKQKQHSESYFKIMSSLFVDCADFRRTGSAALDLCYLAASRVDGFFELGLKPWDIAAGELIAREAGAIVTDFAGGTEYMKSGNVVASSARGVKSILKTIRENGNEAILK is encoded by the coding sequence ATGCATCCAATGCTCAATATCGCTATTCGTGCTGCACGAAAAGCTGGCAACCATATTGCTAAATCTTTAGAAAATGCTGAGAAGATCGAATCGACTCAGAAAGGCACGAATGACTTTGTTACTAACGTAGACAAAGAAGCGGAAACTATCATCATCGATACGATCAAGGCGTCATACCCTGATCACTCGATCGTTGCCGAGGAAAATGGCGTTATCGAAGGTAAAGATAGCGACGTACAATGGATCATCGACCCACTGGATGGCACCACAAACTTTGTTAAAGGTTTGCCTCACTTCTCTGTATCTATCGCTGTTCGCATCAAAGGCAAAACTGAAGTTGCATGTGTCTACGACCCAATGCTAAACGAGCTATTCACTGCACAACGTGGTGCTGGTGCTCAGTTAAACAACGCTCGTATTCGCGTTAAGCAGCTAAAAGACCTTCAAGGCACCGTTCTGGCAACAGGATTCCCATACAAACAGAAGCAGCACTCTGAGTCTTACTTCAAGATCATGTCTTCTCTATTTGTAGATTGTGCAGACTTCCGTCGCACAGGTTCTGCAGCTCTAGACCTATGTTACCTAGCCGCCAGCCGTGTCGACGGCTTTTTCGAACTTGGACTAAAACCATGGGATATCGCAGCAGGTGAGCTGATCGCTCGTGAAGCTGGTGCGATTGTTACTGACTTCGCTGGCGGTACCGAGTACATGAAGTCAGGCAATGTTGTTGCCTCTAGCGCTCGTGGTGTAAAAAGCATTCTGAAAACCATTCGTGAAAATGGTAACGAAGCTATTCTTAAATAA